A single window of Longimicrobiaceae bacterium DNA harbors:
- a CDS encoding sugar ABC transporter permease: MSDRRFALALVAPALATILLVAVFPLAWTVWESLHRHDLRMPWLGKPFVGLANYGEILRDGRFWGAMGNTALFTVATVTLELVLGLFLALAMNRAFRGRGLVRAAVLVPWAIPTVVAALLWRFLFDSQAGVVNAALLGAGVVDEPPVWFIRESLAWVPVILADVWKTTPFVALLLLAGLQSIPAELYEAAATDGAGRWRQLRHVTLPLLKPAILVALVFRTLDAFRVFDLIYVLTGGGPGTATEPIALYTFNTLFQNLRFGYGSALSVVVFGVTFALAMLYVRGLGVSLAGEDR, translated from the coding sequence TTGTCTGACCGCCGCTTCGCCCTCGCCCTCGTCGCCCCGGCGCTCGCCACCATCCTGCTGGTGGCCGTCTTCCCGCTGGCGTGGACGGTGTGGGAGTCGCTGCACCGCCACGACCTGCGCATGCCGTGGCTCGGGAAGCCCTTCGTGGGGCTCGCCAACTACGGCGAGATCCTCCGCGACGGGCGCTTCTGGGGGGCGATGGGGAACACGGCGCTCTTCACCGTGGCCACCGTGACGCTGGAGCTGGTGCTGGGGCTCTTCCTGGCGCTGGCGATGAACCGCGCCTTCCGCGGACGGGGCCTGGTGCGCGCGGCCGTCCTCGTCCCCTGGGCGATCCCCACGGTGGTGGCGGCGCTGCTCTGGCGCTTCCTCTTCGACTCGCAGGCGGGCGTCGTGAACGCGGCGCTGCTGGGCGCCGGAGTGGTGGACGAGCCGCCGGTGTGGTTCATCCGCGAGTCGCTGGCCTGGGTGCCGGTGATCCTGGCGGACGTGTGGAAGACCACGCCGTTCGTGGCGCTCCTCCTGCTCGCGGGGCTGCAGAGCATCCCGGCGGAGCTGTACGAGGCGGCGGCGACCGACGGGGCCGGGCGGTGGCGGCAGCTCCGGCACGTCACGCTCCCGCTCCTCAAGCCGGCCATCCTGGTGGCGCTCGTCTTCCGCACCCTGGACGCCTTCCGCGTCTTCGACCTGATCTACGTCCTCACCGGCGGTGGGCCGGGGACGGCCACGGAGCCCATCGCGCTCTACACCTTCAACACGCTCTTCCAGAACCTGCGCTTCGGGTACGGCTCGGCGCTCTCGGTGGTGGTGTTCGGGGTCACCTTCGCGCTGGCGATGCTCTACGTGCGCGGGCTGGGCGTGAGCCTGGCCGGGGAGGACCGGTGA
- a CDS encoding peptidoglycan-binding protein, whose translation MPVRHIIRQGDSVSRLAERHGLAPDTIWSDPANDDLRSRRGRMDVLLPGDEVVVPDLRPGEAECATGARHEFRRLGVPMLFEIQLFDERGAPAGDRAYRLVVDGGEHRGRTDADGRLREYLPNTARRGRLAVEGEPERELLFGHLDPVETLSGVQKRLTNLGFACAQDGGRMGRATAQALVAFQRVCGLPVTGELDDATREEVRACHDDPERLRAHLERPPAFGF comes from the coding sequence ATGCCCGTCCGACACATCATCCGCCAGGGCGACAGCGTCTCGCGACTCGCGGAGCGCCACGGGCTCGCGCCGGACACCATCTGGAGCGATCCCGCCAACGACGACCTCCGCTCCAGGCGCGGGCGGATGGACGTCCTCCTCCCCGGCGACGAGGTGGTCGTCCCCGACCTCCGCCCGGGCGAGGCGGAGTGCGCGACCGGGGCCCGACACGAGTTCCGCAGGCTGGGCGTCCCCATGCTGTTCGAGATCCAGCTCTTCGACGAGCGCGGCGCTCCGGCGGGGGACCGCGCGTACCGGCTCGTGGTGGACGGCGGGGAGCACCGCGGCAGGACCGACGCCGACGGGCGCCTGCGGGAGTACCTCCCCAACACCGCCCGGCGCGGACGGCTCGCGGTGGAGGGGGAGCCGGAGCGGGAGCTGCTCTTCGGCCACCTGGACCCTGTCGAGACCCTCTCGGGCGTGCAGAAGCGGCTGACCAACCTGGGGTTCGCGTGCGCGCAGGACGGGGGCCGGATGGGGCGCGCCACCGCACAGGCGCTCGTCGCCTTCCAGCGCGTCTGCGGGCTCCCCGTCACCGGCGAGCTGGACGACGCCACGCGGGAGGAAGTCCGCGCCTGCCACGACGACCCGGAGCGGCTGCGCGCGCACCTGGAGCGCCCGCCCGCGTTCGGCTTCTGA
- a CDS encoding ABC transporter substrate-binding protein: protein MLRILSLLLPGLLRDARAAAGIALAALLLAACGGERGDGRTVLKVSGSAVGREGEVLRRQIARFERLHPEVDVEVQQTPDDATQRHQLYVQWLNARVGTPDVLQLDVVWTPEFAAAGWILPLDRFGPRRGDFFPATVEANTWRDTLYALPWFADVGMLYWRTDLLDAPPATLDQLAEQARRGRAGAGPPSRGIVWQGARYEGLVTVFLEYLGAYGGTILTPDARVAVDSPEAVRALRFMRDQVRRGGIAPREVLTWHEEETRFAFQNGTAVFMRNWPYAVALLNDSAESRVAGRFAVAPMPAAPGGRPTAALGGAQLAINAHSAHPEAAYRLIEYLTAPEQMLERAAVAGQYPARPALYDDPRLARALGVPTAEVRRIVEAATPRPVTPIYTQLSEILQIHLHRALVGRVAPEAALRAAAAEMERVIEETGIREVQG from the coding sequence ATGCTCCGGATCCTGTCTCTGCTTCTGCCTGGTCTCCTGCGTGACGCCCGCGCCGCCGCGGGCATCGCGCTGGCCGCGCTGCTGCTCGCCGCGTGCGGAGGCGAGCGCGGCGACGGGCGCACCGTGCTGAAGGTGTCCGGGAGCGCGGTGGGAAGGGAGGGGGAGGTCCTGCGCCGGCAGATCGCCCGCTTCGAGCGGCTCCACCCGGAGGTGGACGTGGAGGTGCAGCAGACTCCGGACGACGCCACCCAGCGGCACCAGCTCTACGTGCAGTGGCTGAACGCCCGCGTGGGCACGCCGGACGTGCTGCAGCTGGACGTGGTGTGGACGCCGGAGTTCGCCGCGGCGGGGTGGATCCTCCCGCTGGACCGCTTCGGCCCGCGGCGCGGGGACTTCTTCCCCGCGACCGTCGAGGCCAACACCTGGCGCGACACGCTGTACGCCCTCCCCTGGTTCGCGGACGTGGGGATGCTGTACTGGCGCACCGACCTGCTGGACGCCCCGCCCGCGACGCTGGACCAGCTCGCCGAGCAGGCGCGCCGCGGGCGGGCGGGCGCCGGGCCGCCCTCGCGGGGGATCGTCTGGCAGGGGGCGCGCTACGAGGGGCTGGTGACGGTGTTCCTGGAGTACCTGGGCGCCTACGGGGGCACCATCCTGACGCCGGACGCGCGGGTGGCGGTGGACAGCCCGGAGGCGGTGCGGGCGCTCCGCTTCATGCGCGACCAGGTGCGCCGCGGGGGGATCGCCCCGCGGGAGGTGCTCACCTGGCACGAGGAGGAGACCCGCTTCGCCTTCCAGAACGGCACCGCCGTGTTCATGCGGAACTGGCCGTACGCCGTCGCGCTCCTGAACGATTCCGCGGAGTCGCGCGTGGCCGGCCGCTTCGCCGTCGCGCCGATGCCCGCCGCGCCGGGGGGGCGCCCCACCGCCGCCCTCGGCGGCGCCCAGCTCGCCATCAACGCCCACTCGGCGCACCCGGAGGCCGCGTACCGCCTGATCGAGTACCTGACCGCACCGGAGCAGATGCTGGAGCGCGCCGCCGTGGCCGGCCAGTACCCCGCGAGGCCGGCGCTCTACGACGACCCGCGCCTGGCCCGGGCGCTCGGCGTCCCCACCGCCGAGGTCCGCCGGATCGTGGAGGCCGCCACCCCCCGCCCGGTCACCCCCATCTACACGCAGCTCTCGGAGATCCTGCAGATCCACCTGCACCGCGCGCTGGTGGGCAGGGTGGCGCCGGAGGCGGCGCTGCGGGCCGCGGCGGCGGAGATGGAGCGGGTGATCGAGGAGACGGGGATCAGGGAGGTGCAGGGGTGA